The following is a genomic window from Hymenobacter chitinivorans DSM 11115.
TCGTGAGCCGGCCCGAACTGGGCATTGAGCACCTGGTGCTGGGCTGCGGTGAGCCCCTGCTGATTCTGGAGCAACACCTGCTGGATTTGCCTGGCCCGAGCTGCGAGGTGTACCAGCGCCTGCTCCAGAAAAACCGCGACATCATTCACGGCGCCTTCGTGCTCGACGACTCGGGCCGCAAGGTCATTTTCCGCGATACGCTGCAGCTCGAATACCTCGACCTGCCCGAGCTGGAAGCGGTATTCAACTCCCTAGCCCTGCTGCTAAGCGAATTCAGCGACGAGCTGATTGCCTTTTCGAAAGCCTAAACCCCGTAGTCCAACCCGCCATGAACATTTTCAGCCGCCTCTTCAAAATCGGGCAGTCGGAAGCCCATTCCGCCGTCGACCAACTGGAAGATCCTATCAAAATGACCGAGCAGGGCCTGCGCGACCTGCGCCAGGACCTCGACAAAAGCCTGCACGCCCTGGCCGAAGTGAAGGCTATGGTTATCCGGGCCCGCAACGAGGGGGCCGATTTCCGCGCCAAGGCCCTGGACTACGAAAACAAGGCCGTGCTCCTGCTCCAGCGGGCCCACAAGGGTGATTTGCCCACGGCCGAGGCCGACCGGCTGGCCGGCGAAGCCCTGCTGAAAAAAGCCGAAAACGAGGCCCACGCCACCCGCGCGGCCGCCGATCAGGAGAAGCTTGCCGCCTCGGCCACCCAGCTCGACCAGAACGTGCAGCAGCTCAAGCAAACCATCAGTCAGTGGGAAAACGAGCTCAAAACGCTCAAGGCCCGCGTCACGGTGAGCACCGCCACGAAGACCATCAACCAGCAGCTGGCCCAGATTGACTCCTCGGGCACGGTGAGCTTGCTCGAGCGGATGAAGGAGCGCGTGGCCGCCGAGGAAGCCCTGGCCGAATCCTACGGACAGATTGCCCAGCAAAACCGCTCCGTCGACCAGGAAATCGACAAGGCCCTGCAGCAGAGCAGCACCGGGCAGGTCGCCACCGACCTGCAGGCTCTCAAGGACAAGCTGGGACTCAATTCGCCGCCGCAGTAACCCCGGCCCGCTGGCCCGGCCCCCGCTGGGACTTCGGGGTGGCGGGTTGACCCGCGCAGCATTTTTCCTACCTTTAAGCTGCCCTCCCTATGCCGATGACCGAATTAGCCCAAGCCGCCGTTTTACCGCCAAATTTGCTGGCAACGGGGTTGCTGATTTTCGTGCTGCTCTACTGGCTCACGGTTATTCTGGGCCTGCTCGACTTTAAAACCCTGGATTTGCACGTTGAGGGCGGCCACGACGTGCCCCACGATGCCGCCCTGAGCGTGAGCTGGCTCAATCACGCCCTGGCGTTTTTCAACCTGGGCCGGGTACCGCTGATGGTGTTTCTGAGTTTTGTGGCTCTGCCCCTTTGGGCCGGCAGCATTCTGCTCAACTATTACGCCCACAACACTTCCTGGCTGCTGGGCCTGGCGTTTTTGCTGCCGCTGCTGGTGGGCAGCCTGCTCGTGGCCAAAGTGCTAACCACGCCGTTTGTGCGGCTCTTTGCTACCTTGGAACAAGACCAGGCCGGCGCTACCAATCCCATTGGCAAGGTTTGCACGGTGCTGCTGCCGGCCTCGCAACACCACCTGGGCCAAGCCGTGGTCCGAACCAACGGCGACACGCTGATGCTCAACGTGAAAGTGGCCTCCGACGCCGAGCTGCTTAAGGGCGACACCGCCCTGGTTATCGACTACAGCGCAACCGGCCGCTGCTACCTTATCGAACCCTACGACTCCCATTAACCCGGCATTCTTATCCTAACCGCTACCGTCCCTAGTATGACTACCCGTGTATTTCCCGCCAAAATTAGCTGGTGGCTTTTCGGCCCCATCCTGGCGCTGCTGCTCGGCAACGCGGCCTACGCTGTGCTGGCCGGCGAGTGGCTGAAAGCCCTGATTCCGTTGAGTGCCGGGGCGTTTGTCGCCTTTCTGCTGCTGAGCACGCGCTACACGCTCACCGACGCCGAGCTGCACGTGACGGCAGGGCCGTTTGCCTGGCGAGTACCGGTGCAGAGCATTACCCGAATCCGGCCCACGCACAACCCGCTCAGCTCCCCGGCGCCCTCGCTCGACCGACTCGAAATCAGTTATCATACCTTTAACAAGCTCCTGATTTCGCCCCGCGACAAAGCTGCTTTCGTAGCGGCCCTGCAACAGCTCAACCCGGCAATTGTGCTGGAATAATTTCGCCGGCCACGTTGCTGCGCCGCCTACCCCAAACCCGTCTTTCGTTTTTCAACTCCTTCATTTGCCCGTACTTCTATTCCCCTTTTTATGATTGGTCAACTCTCTTTCGCCGTGCTGGTAGTGCTTGGGGTTTTGCTGCTGGGCATCATCGCCATTGTGGTGCGCATGTACCAAAAGGCCGTACAGGGCGAGGCCCTGGTGCGCACCGGTCTGGGCGACACGAAAGTCTCGTTCAGCGGTATTTTCGTGATTCCGGTGCTGCACAAACTCGAGGTG
Proteins encoded in this region:
- a CDS encoding type III secretion system chaperone family protein; this encodes MADAYFTKIHRYLLELGFAVHHQDPATNILVVSRPELGIEHLVLGCGEPLLILEQHLLDLPGPSCEVYQRLLQKNRDIIHGAFVLDDSGRKVIFRDTLQLEYLDLPELEAVFNSLALLLSEFSDELIAFSKA
- a CDS encoding PspA/IM30 family protein, yielding MNIFSRLFKIGQSEAHSAVDQLEDPIKMTEQGLRDLRQDLDKSLHALAEVKAMVIRARNEGADFRAKALDYENKAVLLLQRAHKGDLPTAEADRLAGEALLKKAENEAHATRAAADQEKLAASATQLDQNVQQLKQTISQWENELKTLKARVTVSTATKTINQQLAQIDSSGTVSLLERMKERVAAEEALAESYGQIAQQNRSVDQEIDKALQQSSTGQVATDLQALKDKLGLNSPPQ
- a CDS encoding PH domain-containing protein — its product is MTTRVFPAKISWWLFGPILALLLGNAAYAVLAGEWLKALIPLSAGAFVAFLLLSTRYTLTDAELHVTAGPFAWRVPVQSITRIRPTHNPLSSPAPSLDRLEISYHTFNKLLISPRDKAAFVAALQQLNPAIVLE